Part of the Geobacter pickeringii genome, CACCTGGGCCATGGCAGCCCCCTGGGTCACCCAGCTCGCCTGGATGTTGGGGATGTTGTCGAGGACGATCCGGGAAAGGGCCAGCACCTTCAGGTACTCGACGCCGGTGGCGCTCCGGCCGCCGAGCTCGGTGTTCCCCGGCTGGTAGGTCCAGGGGATGAAGGCGGTGAAGGAGCCGCCGGCGGCCTGGAGCTCCCGGACCCGGAAGAGGTGCTCGACGATATCCTCGGGGCGCTCCGTGCTGCCGAACATCATGGTGGCGGTGGTCGGCATCCCCTGCCGCGCCGCCTCCCGCATCACCGCGGCCCACCCTTCCCAGCCGATCTTCTTGGGGGATATCGCCTGCCGCACGCTGTCAACGAGGATCTCGGCCCCGCCGCCGGGGATCGAATCGAGCCCCGCCTCCCGCAGGCGCCGGATCGCCTCGGGGATGGCGAGCTTCGAGATCGCGGCGATCTGGGTGATCTCCGCCGGCGAGAGGGAGTGGTTCTGCACCCGGGGGAACCGCCCCCTGATCCCGCGAAAGAGCGCCTCGAACCACTCGATGCCGAGCTGGGGGTGGAGCCCCCCCTGCATCAGGAGTTGGGTCCCCCCCCGCTCCACCAGTTCGGCGATCTTGGCGTAGATCGTCTCCTCGTCGAGGAAATAGGCGTCCGGGGCATCGAGGTCGCGGTAGAACGCGCAGAATCTGCATTTGGAGTCGCAGACGTTGGTGTAGTTCACGTTGCGGTCCACCACGAAGGTAACCAGCTCCTCCGGATGCATCCGGCGGCGGATGCCGTCGGCAACCCGCCCGAGGGCCAGGAGATCGCCGTTGGTCAGAAGCTCCAGCGCTTCTCCACGAGTGAGGGGCTCGCCCCGCTCGCTCTTTTTCAGTGCATGCGTCGTCATCAGTAGGTCCGCAGTTCGTTGTAGAGGGTATCCCGCTCCACCGGCACCCGGCCGGCCGTGCGGATGAGGGCGGCAATC contains:
- the mqnC gene encoding cyclic dehypoxanthinyl futalosine synthase encodes the protein MTTHALKKSERGEPLTRGEALELLTNGDLLALGRVADGIRRRMHPEELVTFVVDRNVNYTNVCDSKCRFCAFYRDLDAPDAYFLDEETIYAKIAELVERGGTQLLMQGGLHPQLGIEWFEALFRGIRGRFPRVQNHSLSPAEITQIAAISKLAIPEAIRRLREAGLDSIPGGGAEILVDSVRQAISPKKIGWEGWAAVMREAARQGMPTTATMMFGSTERPEDIVEHLFRVRELQAAGGSFTAFIPWTYQPGNTELGGRSATGVEYLKVLALSRIVLDNIPNIQASWVTQGAAMAQVALFFGANDLGGTMLEENVVAAAGCTFRMSLEEMVELIRDAGFRAAQRTTLYEIIREF